The window GGGCGGCGTCTCGGTCGGGCCGGGCGCCGTGATCGGCGCCGGCGCGCACGTCGGCGCCGGCGCGCGGATCGGGGCGCACGCCGTCGTCGCGGCCGACTGCCACGTCGGGCCGGACGCGGTCCTGCACCCCCACGCCGTGCTGTACCCCGCCACCCGCGTCGGGGCGCGCACCGTGCTGCACGCCGGCGCGGTGCTGGGGGCCGACGGCTTCGGGTACGCCGCCGGCCCCGAAGGCCCGGAGAAGATCCACCACCTGGGGTGGGTCGACGTCGGCGACGACGTGGAGATCGGGGCGGGCACCTGCATCGACCGGGGGACGCTCGGCGCGACCCGGGTCGGCGACGCCAGCAAGATCGACAACCTCTGCCAGATCGGGCACAACGTCCAGATCGGTCGGGGCTGCCTCGTCGCCGGCACGTGCGCGATCGGCGGCAGTTGCGTGCTCGGGGACGGCGTCGTGCTGGGCGGCGGCGTGGGGATCCGCGACCACGTTCGGATCGGGGACGGCGCCCAGGTCGCCGCCCGCGCCGGCGTCTCCAAGGACGTCCCCGCCGGCGAGGCGTGGGGCGGGACGCCGGCCGTCCCGATGCGGGCGTGGGCGCGGGAGCGCTACCTGATCGGCAACCTCGAGGCGATCTGGCGCTTCGTGCGCGCCGCCCGCCGGTCGGACGACGGCGCATGAACGACGCCGCGACCCTGTCCGGCGTCGGCGTGCACGGCGGCCACCCCGCCACCGTGCACCTGCACCGCCGTCCCGGCCCCGTCGCCTTCGCGGTCGGGGGCGTCACGATCCCCGCGACCCTCGCCGCCGTCGCCGACGCCCGCGCCCGGACGGTGCTGGCGACCGACGGGGTGCGCGTCGCGACGGTCGAGCACCTCCTCGCCGCGCTGCACGTCGCGGGCATCTGGTCGGACCTGCTCGTCGAGGTCGACGGTCCCGAACTCCCGATCCTCGACGGGTCCGCCGGCCCGTGGCGCGACGCGCTCGCCGACCTCGCGGCCCGCGCGCCGTTCCCGCCGCCCCCCACCCCGCTCGCGCCGCCGGAGGGCGGCGTGCGCGCGGCGGACGGCGGCGGGCACGCCGACCTCGCGTCCGGCGCGACGCACCTCGACGTGCGCATCCACTTCGACCACCCCGCCGTCGGGACGCAGGCGTGGGCGGGCGGCCCGGCGGCGTGGGGGGACCTGCTGGACGCCCGCACGTTCGGCTTCACCGCCGACGCCGACGCGCTCCGCGCCGCCGGCCTCGCCGCCGGCGCGTCGGAGGCGAATGCTATTCTCTTCGGCGACGATGCCGCGCCGGCCCTCCGCCGTCCCGACGAACCCGTCCGCCACAAGGCGCTGGACGCGCTCGGGGACCTCTACCTGCTCGGCCGGCCGTTCGCCGGCCGCCTTCGCGTGACGCGCGGCGGGCACGCCCTCCACCACGCCCTCGCCCGCGCCCTGGCCGCCGCCGGAGCCTTCGCCGACGCCCCCCACGACGCCCCCACCCACCCCGCACCGGGGGCGGCGTGAGCCGCCCCGGCGCACGCGCCACCCGCGTCGCGGTGATCGGGGTCGGGGTGATGGGCCGCCACCACGCCCGGAACTACCTGGCGTTGCCCGGCGCCGACCTCGTCGCCGTCGTCGATCCCGACCCGGACGCGAGGGCGCGCGCCGAACGCGAGTTCGGGGTGCCCGCCCACCCCGACGTCGCGACGTTGCTCGCCGCGACGCCGGTCGACGCCGCCAGCGTCGTCGCGCCCACCCGCCACCACTACGCCCTCACCGACGCCCTGATGGCGGCCGGCGTGCACGTCCTCGTCGAGAAGCCGGTCACCGCCGACGTCGCGGAAGCGGAGGCGCTCGTGCGGCGCTCGCGCGACCTGGGGGTCGTGCTGCAGGTCGGGCACATCACCCGCTTCTTCCGCGCCGTGCGGTTGCTGCAGGAGCGCGTCGAGGCGCCCTACCTCGTCGAGGCGCGCCGCCTTGCGCAGCAGGCCCGCATCACCGACGTCGGGGTGGTGCTGGACCTGATGATCCACGACATCGACATCGTCCTCGGCCTCGTCGGCGCGGAGTTGCGCGAGGCGACGGTGTCCGGCTTCACGCTGAGCGACGACCAGGTCGGCGAGGACGTCGCGGCCGCGCAACTGACGTTCGCGAACGGCGCCGTCGCGCGCCTCCTGGCGTCCCGCGTCGCGCCCGACGCGGAACGCACCCTCGTCGTCGCGGAACGCGACCGGACGTTCCGCGTCGATTTCCTGCGCGAGCCGCACACCGAGATCGCCGTCTACCGCTCGCGCCCCGACGCGACCGGCGACACGCACGTCCGCAGCGACCTGCAGGTCGTCGCGGAGGACAACCCCCTCCGCGAAGAGCTCGCGCACTTCCTGGCGCGCCTCGGGGGGGACGTCGCCCCGATCGGGACGCTCGAGGACGACCTACGAAGCCTCCGGGTCGCCACCGACCTGCTGGGCCGCCTCGACGCGACCGGCGCGCCGCACGACCCGGGCGCGGCGGCCGCCGTCGTCGCGGGGCCCGCCACCGACCCTGGGGTACGCTGAGCGCGTGAACGACGACCCGCGCGCGGTGCTGCCGCACCGCTACCCGTTCCTGCTCGTCGACCGCCTCGTGTCCCAGGAGGGCGACGACTTCGTCGCGAAGAAGAACGTGACGATCAACGAACCGTTCTTCGTCGGGCACTTCCCCGCCGAACCGGTGATGCCGGGCGTGCTCATCCTCGAGGCGCTCGCGCAGGCCGCGGCGTTGGGGTTGGCCGCCCGCGAGGGGTTCGAGGGTGGGGAGGTCGGTTACTTCGCCGGCATCGACGAGGCCCGCTTCCGCCGCAAGGTCGTGCCGGGCGACGTGCTGGACCTGACCGGCACCATCACCGCCTTCCGGCGGGGGGTCGCCCGCGTCGACGCGCGCGCCCACGTCGACGGGGAGACCGCCGCCGACGCCAAGCTCTCCTTCGTCTACCGCCCCTGACGCGATGGCGGACGTCCACCCGAGCGCCGTGGTGGACCCCGTCGCCCGCCTCGCGGCGGGCGTCGTGGTGGGGCCCTTCTGCGTCGTCGAGGCGGACGTCGTCGTCGAGGCCGGCGCCCGGCTGCTGCCCGGCACCGTCCTCCTGAACGGCGTGCGGGTCGGGCCCCGCGCCGTGCTGGGCCCGTACGCCGCGCTGGGGGGCGCCCCGATGGACGACGCCTTCGCGGGCGAACGCAGCGAGGTGCGGCTCGGTGCGGACGTGCAGGTGCGCGACTTCGCCAGCATCCACCGCGCCAGCACGCCGGGCGGCGCGACGCACGTCGGCGACGGGACCCTCGTCATGAGTTACGCGCACGTCTCGCACGACGCGCGGGTCGGGCGGGGCGTGACGTTGACGACCACCGTCCAGCTCGGCGGGTACACCGAAGTCCACGACCACGCGGTGCTCGGCGCGGGGGCGATGGTGCACCAGTACACCCGCGTCGGGGCGTACGCGATGGTGGGCGCCGACAGCGCCGTCAACCGCGACGTCCTGCCGTACACGCTGGCGCGCGGCAGCATGGCGGAACACTTCCGCCTCAACGGCGTCGGCCTCACCCGGCACGGCATCGACGGCGACCGCTACCGCGCCCTCGAGGCCGCCGTCCGGGCGTTGCGGCGCCGCGACGAGGACGCCTTCCACGCGCTGGCCGACGCGTCGCCGGACGTCGAGCGGCTGCGCACCTTCCGGGCCGCCAGCCGCCGCGGCCTCGCCCGCTTCCGAGGCCGCCGGTGAGCGACCCCGCCGCACGGCGGGCGACCGACCGCGAGGTCGTGCTGGTCAGCAACGGCCCCGGCGAACTGCTGACCTGGACGAAGCCGGTCCTCGACGCGCTGCGGGCGCGCGACCCGGACGTCGCGATCCGCATCGCGTTGATCCCCTGCCAGTTCGCGTCGGGCCGCGAAGCGGAGATCGCGGCGACGTTCGGGGCGGACGCCGTCACGACCCCCGCGCAGTTCGCGCGGAGCGTCCCCACCGGCCGCGCACCCGCCGGCCTCGGAGCGGCCCGCGGCGTGGTGCTGCAGCTCGGGGGCGGCGTGCAGCACGCCGCGGCGCTCGCCGCCCGGCTGGGGCACCCGCTCCACCGGTACGCGTTCACCGCCCACCGGCACCGCCGCGTCGTCCGCCTCTACGTCCCCGACGCCCGCACCGCCCGCCGGGCGGTGCGGCGCGGGACCCCCGCGGCGCGCGTGGAGGTCGCCGGGAACCTGGTTGCCGACGTCCTGCAGGACACGCCGCCCGCACCGGACGCGGGCGCGCCGCACCTGCTGGTGATGCCGGGCAGCCGCGACGCCTTCGCGCGGGTCCTGATCCCGCTGTTCCTCGCCGTCGTCGACGCCCTCGCGCCGACGCGTCCGGACGCGCGGTTCGTGTGGCCGGTCAGCCGCATGCTGTCCGACGCCGCGATCCGCGACGGCGTCGCGGGCGTCGAGAAGGACGTCCTGGGCGGCGTGGCCGGGCGCCGCAACGGCGACGTCGTCGTCACGCCGTCCGGCGCGCGCGTCGAGATGGTGCCCGAAACCGCGCGGCACCCGCACCTGCGGGCGGCCGACCTGGCGCTCACGATCCCCGGGACGAACACCCTCGAGCTGGGGGTGGCGGGCGTCCCGGCGTTGGTGGTGCTGCCCATGAACGCGCCCGAACGGATTCCGCTCGAGGGCGCCGGGCACTGGTTGGGGCTGCTGCCGTGGATCGGTCCGCCGCTCAAGCGGGCGGCGGTCCGCACGTTCGTCGAGCGCCTCGACCAACCGGTGTCGCTCCCGAACCGCATCGCGGACGACGCACCCTTCGAGGAGGTCGCGGGCCTCGTCGACGCTTGCGATCTCGCCCGCCGCCTCGATGCGCTCCTGGCCGACGCAGGTGACCTGGCGCACCGTCGCGCCCGCCTCGCCGCCACCATGCCGCGGCCCGGCGCCGCGGGAATCGTCGCCGACCGCGTCCTCGCGGCGTTGGGCGGGCCGGCGTGAACGCCGGGCGCGTGCTGGCGCCCTACGGCGCCCCCGGCTGGGCGGGCGCCGCCGCCGCCGCCGGGAGCGGCGTGCTGCGCGTCGCGGTCGTCCCCGCGTTCGTCCCGCCCCTCCTCGACCGCGTGATCATCGGGGGCGACCTCGCGGCGTTGCCCCGCGTCCTCGCCGTCACCGGCCTCGTGGCGGTCGCCGCGTCCCTCGCGTTGGCGCTGCAGGACGCCCTCCTCGCGCGGGCCGGCGCGCGCCTCGCCGCCGACCGCCGGGAGGCGGTCTACCGCCGCCTCCTCGCGCGCCCCCCCGGGCGCCTGCCCGGCACGTCCGGCGGCCTCGCCGGCCGCCTCCCGGCGGACCTGCGCGAGATCGAGCTGTACCACCAGGCCGGCCTGGGGACGCTCGTCGCGGAATCGACCGCCATCCTCGTCGTCCTGGCCCTCCTCGCGTGGCGCGACCCGGTCGCCACCACCGCGCTCGTCGCGTTGGGGGTCCCGATCGGCCTGCTGATGCAGCGGCTCGGGCGCCGCCTCCGGCGCCAAGCGACCCGCGCGCAGGCCGGCACCGAAGCGGTCGCCGCCGACCTCCAGGAGGGGCTCCGCCACCACGCGGTCGCGCGCGCGTTCGGGGCGGAGGCGTTCCTGCTGCGCCGCTTCGCGCGCGCCAACGCCGCGACGCGCGCGGCGGGGGCGCGCCGCGGGGCGTGGGCGGCGCTGCAGGTCCCCGCCAGCCAAGTGGCGGTGTTCGTCGCCCTCGCGGTCCTCGTCTCGCTGCTCGCGGGCCGCGCGGCGGCGGGCGCGCTGAGCGTCGGGCAGGTCGCGGAGTACCTGACCCTCGTCGCGCTGCTCGCCAACCCCGCGCAACTGCTGCCCCGCGGCTACGCGATGGCGGTGCAGGCGCGGGCGGCGGACGCCCGCCTACGGGACCTCGAGACGGACGACGCCCCCACCCGGGACGCCCCCACCCCGCCGGACGACGCCGGGCCCGCCGCCCGCGACGCGGCGCGCGACGGCCTCACCCTCGAGGACGTCTGGCTCCGCCGCGACGGCGGGCCCTGGCTGCTGCGCGGCGCGTCGGTCGCGCTCCCCGCCACCGGCCTCGTGGCGGTCACCGGCGCGAGCGGTGCCGGCAAATCCAGCCTCGTCGCCGCCCTCCTCGGTTTCCTGCCCCCCGAACGGGGCCGCCTCCTCTGGGCGGGCGCGCCGCTCGCCCCCCGCGCGCACGTCGCCTGGGTCCCGCAATCGATGGACCTGCTGCGCGGCAGCCTCCGCGACAACCTGACGTTGGGGGCGGCGTACGACGACGCGGCGGTCCACGCGGCGCTCGCGGCGGTCGGGATGGACGCCCTCGTCGCCGCCCGCCCCGGGGGGCTCGACGGGGAGCTGGCGGAGGACGGTGCGGGCCTGTCGGGGGGGCAACGCCAACGCCTGGCGGTCGCCCGCGCGCTCCTGCGCGAACCGCGCCTGCTGGTGCTCGACGAACCCAGTGCGGCGTTGGACGCCGCGTCGGAGGCGGCGCTCGTCGCGACCCTCGCGCACGAGGCGACGCGGCGCCTGGTCCTCGTCGTCGCGCACCGCGACGCCGTGACGGCCGCCGCCGACACGGTGCTGCACCTCGCGGACGGGCACCTCGCGCCCGCTCCGCCGGCGGGGACCGCGTGACGCGCGAGCCGGCCGGCGGCGCGCGCGCCCTGTACGACGACGTCGCGCTGTACGAGCTGCTGCACGGCGGCTACCGCGACGACCTGGCGTTCTACCGCGACGTCGCCCTCGACCACCCCGGCGTGGGGCTGGAAATCGGCGCGGGCGCGGCCCGCGTCACGCCCGACCTGGCGCGCCTCGCGGAGCACGTCGTCGCGGTGGAGCCGGCCGCCGCGATGCGGGCCGCGGGCGCCGCCCGCCTGACGGAGCGCGGTCTCGACGCCCACGTCACCTGGCGGGCGGAGCCGCTCGGCGAGGGCGACCCCCCCGCCGGCGGACCGTTCGCGTGGGTCGCCGCGCCCTTCCACGTCCTGAACGAGGTGCCGCCCCCCGACGCGCAGGACCGCCTGCTGCACGCGGTCCGCGCGGCGCTCGCCGACGACGGCGTGTTCGCCTTCGACGCGTTCGCGCCGCCCGGCGACGTCGCGGACGGCGTCCCGGTCCTGGAGGTCGACGAGGACCGGCCGGACGGACGCCACGTGAGCGCTTGGCGCGTCCGACGCTACGACGCGATCGAGCAGCACCTCACCAGTTCGTGGCTCGTGGACGTCACCGACCCCGACGGGCGGGTCGCGCGGCGGCACGCGACGCTGCACCAGTGGGCGTGGCACCGCTTCGAACTCGTGCGCGCCCTCCGCGCCGCCGGCTTCGCTCGGGTGCGGCTGTTCGGGGATTTCGACCGCCGTCCGGTCGGCGCGGACCTCGTGCGCTTCGTCGGGCTCGCGCGCCCCTGACGGGGCGTCAGTCCGCTTCGAGGACGGCCGCCGCCGCCCCGGTCGCCGCGCCGTACGGAACGTCGAGGCCGACCTCGCGCAGGGCCGCCTCGAGCGTCCCGGCGAGACCCAACGCGTCGTACGCGTCGGCGTGCCCCAGCAGCGACGGGCGGATCAGGAACCCCTTGGCGTCGTCCTGCCCGCCGGCGATCCGCACGCCGCGGCGCGCGAACGCAGCGACGACGTCCGGCGCGGCGGTGCCGTCCGGCACCCGGAGCGCCGCCACCGCCGGGCTGGGTCGCTCCGCGAACGCCGTCAGGCCGGCCGCCTCGCCGGCGGCCAGCAACGCCCGCGCGAGGCGGGCGCGGCGCGCCCAGAGCGCCTCGACGCCGTCGGCCAGCAACACCGGGCGGACCGCGGCGAGGCCGGCGACGAGGGCCACGGCGGGCGTCGTGCGGGTCCGGCCGGCCTTCTGTGCCTCGAGTTCGCCGTGCACGTCGAGCGCCACGCTACGCGGCGGGTCGGGCGGGGCGGCCCGCACCCGGTCGGACAACCACACGAACCCCAGCCCGGGGGGCAACAGCACGCCCTTCTGCGAGCCCGCCACGAACGCGTCGAGGCCCCACCCCTCCGGACGGAGCTCCGACACCCCGAAGCTGGTGACGGCGTCGACGACGATGCGGACGTGCGGCGCGACGGCGCGGACGGCGGCGGCCTGCGCCGCGACGTCGTGCAACGCCCCGGTACTGGTCTCGCTGTGCACGAGCGTCACCGCGCCCACCGCGTCGCCCGCCGCGGCGACGGCGTCCGCGAGCGCGTCGGGGGCGACGCTCGCCCCCCACGGCGCGGTGACGTCGACCACCGGATGCCCGTGCGTCCGCGCCACCGTCGCCCAGCGCGCCCCGAACTTGCCGGCGTGCGCCGCGACGACCGTCACGCCGCGCGGGACCGTCGCGAGGAACGCCGCCTCGAAGGCGGTGGTGCCGTTGCCGCTCAGGATCGCGACGTCGCCACCGGGAAGCGCCGCGAGGTCGGCGAGGACCTCGCGGGCCTCCACGAGCTGCGTCGCGAAGGCGTCGCTACGGTGGTGCAGCGGGGGGCGCGCCATCGCCTGCAGCACCTGCGGGGGGACCTCCACCGGGCCGGGCGCCGCGAGGCGGCTCTTGACCGGCTTCACAGGCGCACCAACCGAAGGCTTCGGATGACGTCGGTCTGGTCCCGCAACGCGTCGAGGGTCGGCGCCTCCGGCGCGTCGTCGAGGGTGAGTGCGAACATCGCCAGGCCGTCCTCCCCGACGCGACTGAGTTGCATCCCGACGATGTTGACGCCGGCGTCCCCGAGCAGCGTCCCGACCCGCCCGACGGCGCCGGGCCGGTCGACGTTCGTGCAGATCAACATCGCGGGGGCGGGCTTGATCTCGATCGAGAAGTCGTCCACCTGGGTGATGCGCGGCGTGCCCCCGAGCACCGTCCCGGCGACCGACGCGGTGCCCTCCGGCCCGCGGGCCGTGACGCGCACGAGGCGCGTGTAGCCGTTCCCCGCCGCCGCGATGGTGGTCCCGACCCGCACGTCCCGGTCGCGGGCGATGGCGCCGGCGTTGACGTAGTTCGGGGGGTCGCTGAGGAACGGCTCCAGGAACCCCTTCGTGACCGCCGTCGCGATCGGGGCGGGGTCGCGGGGGAACTCGCCGGCCAACTCCACCCCGAGCTCGTGCACGCGGCCGGGCAGCAGCTGCCCGACCGTCGCGCCGAGCACCTCGCCCAGCTCGAGGTACGGCCCCAACTCGCGCAGGACGTCGCTCGACAGGGCCGGCGCGTTCACGACGCCGCGGCCGTACTCCCCGCGGAGCGCCTGGACGGTGCGCTCGACGATCTCCGCCCCGATGCGGGCCTGCGCTTCGCGGGTGTTCGCGCCGAGGTGCGCGGTGTGCACCACGTCGTCGCGCTGCACCAGCGGGTGGTCGTCGGGGGGCGGCTCGTCGCGGAAGACGTCGAGGCCGGCGGCGAACACGTGGCCGGCGTCCAGCGCGTCGGCGAGGGCGGCCTCCTGCACGATCCCGCCGCGTGCGGCGTTGACGACGATCGCACCGCGCGGCAGCGTCGCGAGCTCGTCGGGTCCGATCATGCCGTCGGTCTCCTCGGTGAGGGGCGTGTGCACCGTGAGGGCGTCGCTGCGCGCGAGCAGGTCGGGCAGCGCCTCGATCAGCTCCACCTGCAGCCGCTCCGCGCGTTGTGGCGCGACGTACGGGTCGTACGCCGCGACCTCCATCCCGAGCGCGGCGGCGCGGGTCGCGACGAGCGACCCGATGCGCCCGAGCCCCACGATGCCCAGGCGGGCGCCCTTGATCTCGCGCCCGAGGAACGTCCGGTCCCACGTCCCGTCGCGGATCGCGCGGTCGCTGCGCCCCACGCCACGCGCCGCGGCCAACAACAACGCCAGCGCGAGCTCCGCGGCGGAGACGTTGTTCGCCTCGGGGGCGTTGAGGACCACCACCCCCCGGCGGCTGGCGGCGTCGAGGTCGATGTTGTCGACCCCGACCCCGCCGCGCCCGACGACCTTCAGGCGGGGTGCGGCGGCGAGCAGGGCGTCGTCCACCTGCGTCCGGGAGCGCGTCACGAGCGCGTCGTACCCCCCGATCACGTCCAGCAGTTCGTCGCGGGGGATGCCCGCGCGGTCGACGACCTCGACGTCGTCGTACGCGGGCGTGCCCAACTGAATCGTGTCGGTGACCAGGAGCCGCAGCATGCCGGGGAGGATAGCAGGGTCGCGTCCGCCGACGCTCACGGCGTCGCGCGTCAGATGACCTGCCGCAGGCCGACCGCCTCCACCCGCCGCGCGAGCTCCTCGCGGAGGCGCGCCGCCCACGGGGCGCGCAGGTCCGGGTCCGCCTCCAGCATGGCGCGCGCCAGGTCGCGGGCGCGTTCGATCAGGTCCCCGTCGCGCGTCAGGTCCCCCAGCTCCAGGTCGGGGAGGCCCGACTGGCGGGTCCCGCGCAGCTCCCCGGGGCCCCGCAGTTCCAAATCCTTTTCGCTGATGACGAACCCGTCGGCGTGCTTCGCGACGACCTCGAGGCGTTCGCGGGTCGCGCGCGACGCGTCGCCCGTCACGAGGATGCAGTGGCTCTCCGCCGCCCCGCGCCCGACCCGCCCGCGCAGCTGATGGAGTTGCGCGAGGCCGAAGCGTTCGGCGTTCTCGATCACCATCACGCTGGCGTTGGGGACGTCCACGCCGACCTCCACGACCGTCGTCGAGACCAACACGTCCACCTCGTGCGCGCGGAACCGGTCCATGACGGCGTCCTTCTCCGGCCCGCTCATGCGGCCGTGCAGCAGGTCGACGCGGACCCGTTCGGGCAGCAGCTGCCGCAGGTCGTCCGCCATCTCCGTGGCGGAGACGACCTCCTGCATCGTCTCCGCCTCGCTCCGTTCGATCAACGGCGCGACGACGAACGCCTGCCGGCCGGCGTCGATCTGCTCGACGACGCGGCGGTAGACGTCGCGCCGCTTCTTCGCGGCGACCAGGTCGGTCCGCACCGGCGTCCGCCCGGGCGGCAGTTCGTCCACGACGCTCAGGTCGAGGTCGCCGTACAGCGTCAGGGCCAAACTGCGGGGGATCGGCGTGGCGGACATCACCAGCACGTCGGGCAGGTCGCGCAACAACGCGCGGCGTTGCTCCACCCCGAAGCGGTGCTCCTCGTCGATCACGGCGAGCCCCAGGTCGCGGAACGTCACGCCCTCCTGGATGAGGGCGTGCGTCCCGACCGCGAGGTCCACCTGCCCCGACGCGATGCGGGCGCGCACCTCGCGCCGGTCCGCCGCGCCGTGCGCGCCGGTCAGCAGGTCGAGCGTCACGCCGAGCGGCCGCAGGTACCCGGCGAGGTTGTCGAAGTGCTGCCGCGCCAGGATCTCGGTGGGCGCCATCACCGCCACCTGCCGGCCGGCCCGGACCGCCGCCCACGCGGCGGCGGCAGCGACCGCGGTCTTGCCGCTCCCGACGTCGCCCTGCAGGAGGCGCGCCATCTGGCGGGGGCGCGCCATGTCCGCGAGGATCTCCTCGCGCACCCGTTTCTGCGCGCCCGTCAACGCGAACGGGAGCGCCGCGTCGAAGGTCGTCACGTCGCTCGCGGCGACCTCCGTCGCGCGGCCGTCCTCCGCGGCGAGGCGGGTGCGGAGCACCCGCAGCTCGAGGAACAGGAACTCGTCGAAGCGCAGGCGGCGGAGCGCCGCGGCGAGCGCGGCTTCGTCGTCGGGGAAGTGCACCGCGCGCAACGCGACGTCGAGCGGCACGAGGTCCTCGCGCTCGAGGACGCGGCGGGGCAGGTGGTCGGGCAGCGTCGGGAGCGCCTCCAGGAGGGCGTGCACCGCGCGGCGAACGTAGTCCTGCGAGATCCCGCGGGGCGTGCGGTACAGCCCGACGATGCGGCCGCTGCTGAGGCCCGCTTCGCCCTCGAGCACCTCGTGGTGTTCGGCGTGCAGCTCGCGGGTCCGCCCGCGCTCCTTGATGCGTCCGGTGACGATGACGCGGCGGCCGGGGAACAGCTGGCCCTCGAGCCACGGCTGGTTGAACCAGACGACCGTCACCTTCGCGCCGCGTTCGTCCTCGAGAAAGCCGCGCAGGACGTGCAGGCCGCGCCGCGAACGCACGCCCTTGCGGCCCACGAGGGTGCCGAGGACGGTGGCCTGCTCGCGCCCCTCGAGCGA is drawn from Trueperaceae bacterium and contains these coding sequences:
- the recG gene encoding ATP-dependent DNA helicase RecG, giving the protein MPDVPDLRRRLRGPLERERRGGCRDDAVVGGLENLLATVGAPFADVRALLAGYRDLDPDARAAKLDAALAHLDAADAADAAKREAREAEQEARAAERRARERAERRAALPPVRELLDAALGEVEIGLAAQAPRRLAEMGIERHRDLLHTWPGRYEDRRALPDFASLEGREQATVLGTLVGRKGVRSRRGLHVLRGFLEDERGAKVTVVWFNQPWLEGQLFPGRRVIVTGRIKERGRTRELHAEHHEVLEGEAGLSSGRIVGLYRTPRGISQDYVRRAVHALLEALPTLPDHLPRRVLEREDLVPLDVALRAVHFPDDEAALAAALRRLRFDEFLFLELRVLRTRLAAEDGRATEVAASDVTTFDAALPFALTGAQKRVREEILADMARPRQMARLLQGDVGSGKTAVAAAAAWAAVRAGRQVAVMAPTEILARQHFDNLAGYLRPLGVTLDLLTGAHGAADRREVRARIASGQVDLAVGTHALIQEGVTFRDLGLAVIDEEHRFGVEQRRALLRDLPDVLVMSATPIPRSLALTLYGDLDLSVVDELPPGRTPVRTDLVAAKKRRDVYRRVVEQIDAGRQAFVVAPLIERSEAETMQEVVSATEMADDLRQLLPERVRVDLLHGRMSGPEKDAVMDRFRAHEVDVLVSTTVVEVGVDVPNASVMVIENAERFGLAQLHQLRGRVGRGAAESHCILVTGDASRATRERLEVVAKHADGFVISEKDLELRGPGELRGTRQSGLPDLELGDLTRDGDLIERARDLARAMLEADPDLRAPWAARLREELARRVEAVGLRQVI